In Ochrobactrum sp. Marseille-Q0166, a single genomic region encodes these proteins:
- a CDS encoding NADH-quinone oxidoreductase subunit J, which yields MLTGIAAAFFYLFAFIMIASAFMVIAARNPVHSVLFLILAFFNAAALFLLTGAEFLAMILLVVYVGAVAVLFLFVVMMLDVDFSELKRGALQYAPVGALVGLILLGELIVVFAGSMFTPKLGQGAVPIPDLAERTNTAALGDILYTDYVFHFQIAGLVLLVAMIGAIVLTLRHKPNVKRQSIPDQVARTPETAIEIKKVEPGKGI from the coding sequence GATCGCGAGCGCGTTCATGGTGATTGCGGCACGCAACCCCGTGCATTCGGTGCTGTTTCTGATCCTCGCTTTCTTCAATGCAGCGGCGCTGTTTTTGCTTACGGGGGCCGAGTTCCTCGCCATGATCCTGCTCGTCGTTTATGTCGGTGCTGTGGCGGTTCTCTTCCTCTTCGTCGTTATGATGCTGGATGTTGACTTCTCCGAATTGAAGCGCGGTGCACTGCAATATGCGCCGGTCGGCGCTCTGGTGGGTCTCATTCTGCTGGGCGAGCTGATTGTTGTTTTTGCGGGTTCGATGTTCACGCCGAAGCTGGGGCAGGGGGCAGTTCCAATACCTGATCTCGCTGAACGCACCAATACAGCGGCCCTCGGTGATATTCTTTACACCGACTACGTCTTCCACTTCCAGATTGCTGGATTGGTCCTTCTCGTTGCCATGATCGGGGCGATCGTTCTGACGCTGCGGCACAAGCCGAATGTTAAGCGCCAGTCGATCCCGGATCAGGTCGCTCGTACGCCTGAAACGGCGATCGAGATCAAGAAGGTCGAACCGGGCAAGGGCATCTGA